One region of Bartonella alsatica genomic DNA includes:
- a CDS encoding ribonuclease J: MVAANENEFVFLPLGGVGEIGMNLAAYGFGPQNLREWLLVDMGVSFAGPELPGIDLVLPDIRFLESEKHNIRGIVLTHAHEDHYGAVLDLWPKLKVPLYCTPFTAGLLETKRQSDLKSYKIALNIFQAGDCFQVGSFAIEAIAVNHSIPEAVSLAITTSLGTVIHTGDWKIDHTSSFGAVTDEKRFRTLGNEGILALLCDSTNACLDGITPSEQQIQTSLTKILSKAEGRVAIATFASNVGRIRSIALAAESVGRQVLVVGRSLKRSIMVAQELGYMNGLAPFVTEDDYGYIPRKDIVLVVTGSQGEPCAALAKLSRNEMRNIVLSSGDTVIYSSRSIPGNERAIIEIQNRFINMGIKVITNEDALVHVSGHPRPSELLQMYDWIKPQILVPVHGEAIHLTAHAALARQAGIKIVMDIRNGDILRLAPETVEVIDQVPAGRIYKDGCLIGNEDELGIRERRKLSYAGHVAVSLHMNSKNELLDDIGLSTFGLPERNGKGENLKDILLDIVENTLYSIPRIKRKNNELIREAMRRAVRAAVHEIWQKKPVCTVFLHRSK; encoded by the coding sequence ATGGTTGCAGCCAATGAGAATGAATTTGTATTTTTACCTCTAGGAGGAGTAGGTGAAATAGGGATGAATCTGGCTGCTTATGGATTTGGACCACAAAATCTTCGTGAATGGCTACTTGTTGATATGGGAGTTAGTTTTGCTGGTCCTGAATTACCAGGAATAGATCTAGTTTTACCTGACATTCGTTTTCTGGAAAGTGAAAAGCATAATATTCGTGGTATTGTTTTAACACATGCTCACGAAGATCATTATGGTGCTGTTCTTGATTTATGGCCAAAGCTTAAAGTTCCACTTTACTGTACGCCTTTTACAGCAGGATTACTGGAAACTAAAAGACAATCAGATCTTAAATCTTATAAAATTGCACTCAATATTTTTCAAGCCGGTGATTGTTTTCAGGTAGGTTCCTTTGCAATAGAGGCTATTGCCGTTAACCATTCGATACCAGAAGCTGTATCGTTGGCAATTACAACATCTTTAGGTACCGTTATACATACTGGTGATTGGAAAATTGATCATACATCTTCATTTGGAGCTGTAACAGATGAAAAACGATTTCGTACTTTAGGCAATGAAGGTATTTTAGCATTGCTTTGTGATTCTACAAATGCGTGTCTTGATGGTATAACACCATCAGAGCAGCAAATTCAGACAAGCCTTACGAAAATTCTTTCGAAAGCTGAAGGGCGTGTTGCAATAGCTACTTTTGCCTCTAATGTTGGTCGAATACGTTCAATTGCTCTTGCGGCTGAATCTGTTGGTCGTCAGGTTCTTGTTGTTGGACGCTCTCTTAAACGGAGTATTATGGTTGCCCAAGAACTGGGTTATATGAATGGCTTAGCGCCATTTGTTACGGAAGATGATTATGGTTACATTCCGCGCAAAGATATTGTTTTAGTCGTGACAGGTAGCCAAGGAGAGCCGTGTGCTGCTCTGGCCAAACTCTCACGTAATGAAATGAGAAATATTGTACTTTCTTCTGGTGATACTGTCATTTATTCGTCACGGAGTATTCCAGGAAATGAAAGAGCTATTATTGAGATACAAAATCGTTTCATCAATATGGGAATTAAAGTTATCACAAATGAGGACGCTCTTGTTCATGTTTCAGGTCATCCCCGTCCTTCAGAACTTTTACAGATGTATGATTGGATAAAACCACAGATACTTGTTCCTGTGCATGGGGAAGCAATACACCTTACTGCTCACGCAGCTTTAGCACGTCAAGCAGGTATTAAAATTGTTATGGATATTCGAAATGGTGACATATTACGTCTTGCACCAGAAACTGTAGAAGTTATTGATCAAGTTCCTGCTGGTCGTATCTATAAAGATGGTTGTCTTATCGGAAATGAGGATGAATTAGGAATTCGTGAACGTCGAAAATTAAGTTATGCTGGCCATGTTGCTGTTTCTCTCCATATGAATAGCAAGAATGAGTTATTGGATGATATTGGTTTAAGCACATTTGGACTACCTGAGAGAAATGGAAAAGGGGAAAATTTGAAAGATATTCTTTTAGATATTGTTGAAAATACACTTTATAGTATTCCACGCATTAAACGAAAAAATAATGAACTTATTCGTGAAGCAATGCGGCGCGCCGTGAGAGCCGCTGTGCATGAAATTTGGCAAAAAAAGCCTGTCTGTACAGTTTTTTTACATCGATCAAAATAA
- the proS gene encoding proline--tRNA ligase — MRLSQYFLPILKENPKEAEIVSHRLMLRAGMIRQQTSGIYSWLPLGKKVLDKVCRIIREEQERAGAIEILMPTIQSADLWRESGRYDDYGLEMLRIKDRQKRDLLYGPTNEEMVTDIFRSYIRSYKDLPLNLYHIQWKFRDEIRPRFGVMRAREFLMKDAYSFDLDYEGSKTSYNRMFVAYLRTFSCLGLRAIPMRADTGPIGGELSHEFIILAETGESAIFCDKKFLELTVPDNSIDFSDKAVLADIVKQWTSFYAATEEMHCEEEWSKISDNHRLAARGIEVGHIFHFGTKYSAPMEAKVMGQDGKEHLVSMGSYGIGPSRLVAAIIEASHDENGIIWPKSIAPFDFGIINMKPDDKKCTHTCEIFYQSLKQAGFDPLLDDRNERPGSKFAIMDLIGLPTQIIVGPKNVAHNEVEIKDRKTGIKKSLTVETALNQFSGF, encoded by the coding sequence ATGCGTCTTTCTCAATATTTCCTTCCTATTTTAAAAGAAAATCCTAAGGAAGCAGAAATTGTTTCTCACCGTCTCATGTTACGTGCCGGTATGATTCGTCAACAAACATCAGGAATTTATTCTTGGCTTCCATTAGGTAAAAAAGTGCTTGATAAAGTTTGTAGAATTATACGTGAGGAGCAAGAACGAGCTGGTGCCATAGAAATATTAATGCCTACAATTCAATCTGCCGATCTTTGGCGTGAAAGTGGTCGTTATGACGATTATGGCTTGGAAATGCTCCGCATTAAAGATCGTCAAAAACGTGATTTACTTTATGGTCCGACTAATGAAGAGATGGTAACAGACATTTTTCGCTCATATATTCGTTCTTATAAAGATCTTCCTCTCAATCTGTACCATATTCAATGGAAGTTTCGTGATGAAATTCGTCCGCGTTTTGGTGTGATGCGCGCACGAGAATTTTTAATGAAAGATGCTTACTCTTTTGATCTTGATTATGAAGGTTCTAAAACATCTTATAATCGTATGTTTGTTGCTTATTTACGCACTTTTTCTTGTCTTGGCTTAAGAGCTATTCCCATGCGTGCTGATACAGGCCCAATTGGTGGTGAACTTAGCCATGAATTTATCATTTTGGCTGAAACAGGAGAGAGCGCTATATTTTGTGATAAGAAATTTCTTGAACTTACTGTTCCAGACAATTCGATTGATTTTAGTGATAAAGCTGTTTTAGCTGATATCGTTAAACAGTGGACATCTTTTTATGCAGCAACAGAGGAAATGCACTGTGAAGAAGAATGGTCTAAGATTTCTGATAATCACCGCCTTGCAGCTCGTGGTATTGAAGTAGGACATATTTTTCACTTTGGTACAAAATATTCTGCTCCAATGGAAGCGAAAGTTATGGGACAAGATGGAAAAGAGCATCTAGTATCTATGGGATCCTATGGTATTGGACCTTCACGTCTTGTTGCCGCAATTATTGAAGCTTCTCATGATGAGAATGGTATTATTTGGCCAAAATCGATTGCACCATTTGATTTTGGTATCATTAATATGAAACCAGATGATAAGAAATGTACTCATACATGTGAAATATTCTATCAAAGTTTAAAGCAAGCTGGTTTTGATCCATTATTAGATGACAGAAATGAGCGTCCTGGATCAAAGTTTGCAATAATGGATTTAATTGGTTTGCCAACACAAATAATTGTTGGCCCTAAAAACGTCGCCCACAATGAAGTTGAAATTAAAGATCGAAAAACGGGTATAAAAAAATCACTAACGGTTGAAACTGCACTCAATCAGTTTTCTGGATTTTGA
- a CDS encoding lipoprotein-releasing ABC transporter permease subunit encodes MKWLRNKWFSSYEWMIALRYMIPNKKHVVASVISIISLIGIMLGVFALVVVMAVMNGFRTELLNRILGMNGHLIVQAIDSGFSNYNALISSLESVKGVKLALPVVEGQALVRGELQGGSGALVRGMRKQDLEKLKTVSQNIKSGSLAQFDKGEGIAIGSGLAEKLGLTVGSNLRIITPDGDATPFGVIPRVKAYKITAIFEVGMSEYDSIFIFMPLHEAQMFFNLGDKIQSLELFLNDPDAVDQIKPVVGKAIDQQVYLIDWRVRNQAFFSALQIERNVMFFILSLIVLVAALNIISGLIMLVKDKSHDIAILRTMGAQQGTIMRIFIVTGMMIGFIGTILGLIFGVIATANINHIQDFVSWLFNVDVFNPQLYFLTKLPAQIEWGETVMVAVMTLFLSFLAALIPAWRAAKLDPVQALRYE; translated from the coding sequence ATGAAGTGGTTGAGGAATAAATGGTTTTCATCTTATGAATGGATGATTGCTTTACGATATATGATTCCTAATAAAAAACATGTTGTTGCATCTGTTATTTCAATTATTTCTCTTATTGGAATTATGTTAGGGGTGTTTGCTCTGGTTGTTGTTATGGCGGTAATGAATGGTTTTCGTACAGAGCTTCTCAATCGTATTCTTGGTATGAATGGACACCTTATTGTTCAGGCGATTGATTCTGGTTTTTCCAATTATAATGCTCTTATTTCTTCTTTAGAATCCGTAAAAGGCGTGAAGCTTGCCTTGCCTGTTGTTGAAGGTCAAGCGCTTGTACGAGGTGAACTTCAAGGAGGATCTGGTGCTTTAGTTCGTGGTATGCGCAAACAAGACTTGGAGAAGCTTAAAACAGTATCTCAGAACATTAAATCAGGATCACTTGCTCAATTTGATAAAGGAGAAGGTATTGCAATTGGAAGTGGCTTAGCAGAGAAATTGGGGCTTACAGTTGGGAGTAACCTTCGCATCATTACACCAGACGGTGACGCGACTCCTTTTGGGGTTATACCACGTGTTAAAGCTTATAAAATAACTGCTATTTTCGAAGTTGGTATGTCTGAATATGATTCAATATTTATCTTTATGCCTCTCCATGAAGCACAAATGTTTTTTAATTTGGGAGATAAGATTCAATCTTTAGAGTTATTTCTGAATGATCCTGACGCTGTTGACCAAATAAAACCAGTCGTAGGAAAAGCTATCGATCAGCAGGTCTATTTAATTGATTGGCGTGTGCGTAATCAGGCTTTTTTTTCGGCCTTACAGATTGAACGCAATGTTATGTTTTTCATTCTTTCTCTTATTGTCCTTGTTGCTGCTTTGAATATTATTTCAGGATTAATTATGCTAGTCAAAGATAAAAGTCATGATATTGCTATTTTGCGCACGATGGGCGCACAACAAGGGACAATTATGCGTATATTTATTGTCACTGGTATGATGATCGGTTTTATTGGAACAATATTAGGCTTAATTTTTGGTGTTATAGCAACTGCAAATATCAATCATATTCAAGATTTTGTCTCTTGGTTATTTAATGTCGATGTTTTTAATCCTCAACTTTATTTTTTAACGAAATTGCCTGCACAAATTGAGTGGGGAGAGACAGTTATGGTTGCTGTAATGACTTTATTTTTGTCATTTCTTGCCGCTCTCATTCCTGCATGGCGAGCTGCTAAATTAGATCCCGTGCAAGCTTTGAGGTATGAATAA
- a CDS encoding ABC transporter ATP-binding protein, producing MAAILELVDIEQHFFENYKPLIILDKASFILNRGELVALVAPSGTGKSTLLHIAGLLEKPTTGDVILRGISCAKRSDRERTAIRRNDIGFVYQFHHLLPEFTALENVMIPQMIAGFKKSIAEDRALKLLTYLRVSHRANHRPSELSGGEQQRVAIARAVANGPSVLLADEPTGNLDPVTSAYVFQALSVLVRQSGLSALIATHNYGLAKQMHRRITLKEKKIIELP from the coding sequence ATGGCAGCTATTTTAGAGCTTGTAGACATTGAGCAACATTTTTTCGAAAACTATAAACCTCTCATTATTTTAGATAAAGCGAGCTTTATTCTTAATCGTGGAGAACTTGTAGCACTTGTTGCACCATCTGGTACTGGAAAATCCACACTTCTTCATATCGCTGGATTATTGGAAAAGCCAACCACTGGTGATGTGATATTGCGTGGTATTTCTTGTGCAAAACGCTCTGATAGGGAACGAACCGCTATAAGACGAAATGATATCGGTTTTGTATATCAATTTCATCATTTGCTTCCAGAATTTACGGCTTTAGAAAATGTCATGATACCGCAAATGATAGCAGGATTTAAAAAATCCATAGCAGAAGATCGTGCACTTAAATTGTTGACCTATTTGCGTGTTTCTCATCGCGCCAATCATCGTCCATCGGAATTATCGGGTGGTGAACAGCAACGGGTTGCTATTGCACGCGCAGTCGCAAATGGTCCTTCGGTTCTTTTAGCTGATGAACCCACTGGGAATCTTGATCCTGTAACTTCAGCTTACGTATTTCAAGCTTTATCTGTGCTTGTTCGTCAATCTGGACTTTCTGCTCTTATTGCGACACATAATTACGGTTTAGCTAAACAAATGCATCGTCGAATTACACTTAAGGAAAAGAAGATTATTGAACTTCCTTAG
- a CDS encoding succinate dehydrogenase assembly factor 2 — protein sequence MTVFAVDENQLDARRRRLIFRAWHRGIREMDLIFGHYVDAHIIGMSDKTISQLEYIMSFDDRDLLKWITGEISPPSEVDSPLFRDIINSYVYIKLN from the coding sequence ATGACAGTTTTTGCCGTTGACGAAAATCAATTAGATGCACGCCGTCGTCGATTGATTTTTCGTGCATGGCATCGAGGTATTCGTGAAATGGATTTAATTTTTGGGCACTATGTAGATGCTCATATTATTGGGATGAGTGATAAAACAATCTCTCAACTTGAATATATCATGTCTTTTGATGATCGCGATTTGCTGAAGTGGATTACTGGAGAAATTTCACCACCATCTGAAGTGGACAGTCCACTTTTTCGTGACATTATAAATTCTTATGTTTACATAAAGTTAAATTGA